DNA sequence from the Halorussus limi genome:
TCGCCTTCCTCCTGCCGGTGTTCGTCTTTCAGTTCTACGCCGCGGCCGTCGTCGTGTCGGACCTCGGTATCGTGGACTCGTTCAAGCGGAGCGCCGCCGTCGTGCGCCGTAACCTCGTCTCGACGCTCGGCTACACGGTCGTCGTCACGGCGGCGGGTCTCGTCACCGGCGTCGCCTCCGCGAGCGTCTCGCTGTTCACGGGGTACGGAACGTCGGGGACGGCCGCTACCGAGGTCGGCGTCGCGGTTCTCGTTCCGATACTTCTCGCGGTAGCGCTCGTCTCGACGGTCGTCTCGGCGTTCGGGTCGGTGTATCAGGTCGCGTTCTACGAGGACTGCCTCGACTCGCTGGCCTGAATCGGTCTCGCTCGGTTCGTCGTCTCGTCGTCCGCCGAGTCGCTCCGGTCGCTACGTCTCGGGCGCGTCGTTCCAGAGGTTGACGTGCAGACGCGGCGTGTACCGGAACCCGTGTTCCTGCGCCAGTTCGGCGGCGACGGGCCGGGTCTGGGCGACTCGGTCTTTCGTCGCGCCCTCGGGCATCAGGAGAACGTCGGTGTCCCGAATCTCGACCGCGGCGGCGTCCCGGATTCGGCCGAGGAGGTCGGTGATTTCGGCCGCGTCCGCGCGGTCGCTCACGACGAACTTGAGTTGGCAGTCGTAGTTCTCCGCGAGCGACGCGAGCGCGTCGAGGTCGATGCGGCGTTCCTCGTGGCGCTCCGTCCACTCGCTCGCGTCGGTCGGTCCCGCTTCGTCCGCCTCGTCGGCCCCGGGTCTGGGGTCGTTCTCGGGGGTCGGCGTGCTGGATGCCAACTTGGGGCTCACGCTGGCGAGGTCGATGGGCGCGTCCCGGTAGATGGTGCCGTTGGTCTCGACCGTGGTGTGGTAGCCTCGGGCGTCGAGTTCCTCCAAGAGCGCGACCGAGGCGTCGTGCAGGAGCGGTTCGCCGCCCGTGAGGACGACGTGGTCGGCGTCGTAGGACTCGACCTCGGCCAGAATCTCCGCGACGCTCATCGTCGCGTGGGTCGGTTCCCACGAGGTGTGATAGGAGTCGCAGAACCAACACCGGAGGTTACACCCCGAGGTGCGGACGAAGACGCTCGGCACGCCCGCGAGTCGGCCCTCGCCCTGTAGCGACTCGAAGAGTTCGTTGACGGGGAGCGCGTCGCCGTCGGTCTCAGATGCGGAATCCTCAGAATCCGCGTCCACGTCGCTGGTGACGGGCATCGTCAGAACGTGGCCCCGCCGCAGAGTTCGGCGGTCTCGCTGACCTGCACCGCGACCTCCGAGACGTTGTCGGGCAACGCCTCGGCGAGGCGGCGCTCCAGCACCGCACTCATGACCTCGGCGGTCGGGGGCGCGTCCAACACGACCAGCGCGTCGCCGTCGCCCGACGCCTCGAACGCCTCCACCAGCGGGTCGCCCTCCTCCAGCAGGAATCGGTGGTCCCACTCGGAGATTATCGAGGTAATATCGCCCTTGTCCGCAACCCAGCCTTCCTCGCGCAACTCGCCGACGACTTTCACGGCGATTTCGTAGTTGTGGCCGTGAGGACGACTGCACTTCCCGTCGTGATGTTGGATGCGATGTCCGCTGGAGATGCGGATAGGTCGGTCGCGCCCGACGTAGAGCGTGCGCCGACTCGACTCCGCGGAGGAGGATTCGAGTGTTCGTTCAGCCATATCCGAAGATTATCCGGGGCGCACTTAAGTTCACGCAAACGGCGGAGACGCGGGGCGGACTCGTGCCGCTCGGACGTCCACTGTCCTTGTC
Encoded proteins:
- a CDS encoding 7-carboxy-7-deazaguanine synthase QueE gives rise to the protein MPVTSDVDADSEDSASETDGDALPVNELFESLQGEGRLAGVPSVFVRTSGCNLRCWFCDSYHTSWEPTHATMSVAEILAEVESYDADHVVLTGGEPLLHDASVALLEELDARGYHTTVETNGTIYRDAPIDLASVSPKLASSTPTPENDPRPGADEADEAGPTDASEWTERHEERRIDLDALASLAENYDCQLKFVVSDRADAAEITDLLGRIRDAAAVEIRDTDVLLMPEGATKDRVAQTRPVAAELAQEHGFRYTPRLHVNLWNDAPET
- a CDS encoding 6-pyruvoyl trahydropterin synthase family protein, whose product is MAERTLESSSAESSRRTLYVGRDRPIRISSGHRIQHHDGKCSRPHGHNYEIAVKVVGELREEGWVADKGDITSIISEWDHRFLLEEGDPLVEAFEASGDGDALVVLDAPPTAEVMSAVLERRLAEALPDNVSEVAVQVSETAELCGGATF